The Microbacterium sp. KUDC0406 genome includes a window with the following:
- a CDS encoding SGNH/GDSL hydrolase family protein has protein sequence MAAVRFVAIGDSFTEGVGDELPDGRVRGWADIAAQGWADAAGEPIEYANLAIRGRLAWPIVEQQLEPALALRPTHLSFNAGGNDMLRPKADIEHIADSFSRVLRRCDQEGVTMIVLSGANPSGQLPMGAMIQRRGDELSAAVLRRFEDRPDVLRALNWPDAELSTAPYWSEDRLHMNANGHHRVAARVLHALGYEPPAQWWAAHEHGPVGPAGLQYYREFVGPWVRRRLTRTSSGDGRAAKYANWVERTPSR, from the coding sequence ATGGCAGCAGTGCGTTTCGTGGCGATCGGAGACTCGTTCACCGAAGGCGTGGGTGACGAGCTTCCGGACGGCCGGGTGCGCGGCTGGGCCGACATCGCCGCGCAGGGCTGGGCCGATGCCGCAGGCGAGCCGATCGAATACGCGAATCTCGCGATCCGGGGCAGGCTGGCCTGGCCGATCGTCGAGCAGCAGCTCGAGCCGGCACTCGCGCTGCGTCCGACGCACCTGTCCTTCAACGCCGGCGGCAACGACATGCTCCGCCCGAAGGCCGACATCGAGCACATCGCCGATTCATTCAGCCGCGTGCTGCGACGCTGCGACCAGGAGGGCGTCACCATGATCGTGCTCTCCGGCGCGAACCCGAGCGGTCAGCTGCCGATGGGGGCGATGATCCAGCGCCGTGGCGACGAGCTGTCCGCAGCGGTGCTGCGGCGCTTCGAGGACCGGCCCGACGTCCTTCGCGCACTCAACTGGCCCGACGCGGAGCTGTCGACCGCGCCGTACTGGTCGGAGGACCGGCTGCACATGAACGCCAACGGCCATCACCGCGTGGCCGCACGGGTGCTGCACGCACTCGGGTACGAGCCGCCCGCACAGTGGTGGGCGGCCCATGAGCACGGCCCTGTCGGGCCCGCCGGTCTGCAGTACTATCGCGAGTTCGTCGGGCCCTGGGTCAGGCGGCGGCTCACCCGAACCTCGTCCGGCGATGGCCGGGCGGCGAAGTACGCGAACTGGGTCGAACGGACGCCGAGTCGATGA
- a CDS encoding HIT family protein, producing the protein MSPTTHEPADYPCPFCDIQQGVFNERNLPSDIVAVTQRAYARIAPKWWPVNPGAVLVIPRTHVENLYDLSPADGQAVWDLTQRVAVGIRSSYGCEGTSIRQHNEPAGGQDVWHLHVHVFPRHANDRLYQRQDEARWVAPEARAPFAQRLREQLGMPTTFD; encoded by the coding sequence ATGTCTCCGACGACACATGAGCCTGCCGACTACCCGTGTCCGTTCTGTGACATCCAGCAGGGCGTCTTCAACGAGCGCAACCTACCGTCCGACATCGTGGCGGTCACGCAGCGCGCCTACGCCCGGATAGCTCCGAAGTGGTGGCCGGTCAACCCCGGCGCCGTCCTCGTCATCCCGCGGACGCACGTCGAGAACCTCTACGACCTCTCCCCCGCCGACGGGCAGGCCGTCTGGGACCTGACACAGCGCGTCGCCGTGGGCATCCGCTCGTCGTACGGATGCGAGGGCACCTCGATCCGGCAGCACAACGAACCGGCCGGCGGGCAAGACGTGTGGCATCTGCATGTGCACGTGTTCCCGCGGCATGCGAACGACCGCCTCTACCAGCGCCAGGATGAGGCGCGGTGGGTGGCGCCCGAAGCACGGGCGCCGTTCGCCCAGCGGCTCCGAGAACAGCTCGGCATGCCGACGACGTTCGACTGA
- a CDS encoding class I SAM-dependent methyltransferase — protein sequence MTGDQTRTRDGSAGDADYGVLGTGYDSYRRPDPRIAQTIRTALGDARTVLNVGAGAGNYEPADLEVTAVEPSATMRSQRPSHLSRAVDAVAEQLPFADDAFDAAMTTFSVHQWGDLEAGLAEVRRVTRGAVVVLTCDPDLLDRSWLAEYAPGVIETERRRYPSMDRLRDGLGGKVSVHPVPIPWDCTDGFNEAYYGRPEALLDRSARAACSAWSFLSPAQDEEYTEALRAAIASGAWDHRHGALRTQTSFEGSLVLVHALP from the coding sequence ATGACAGGCGATCAGACACGCACACGCGACGGCAGCGCCGGGGACGCCGACTACGGTGTGCTCGGCACCGGGTACGACTCGTACCGACGCCCGGATCCGCGGATCGCGCAGACCATCCGCACGGCGCTCGGGGATGCTCGCACGGTTCTCAACGTCGGAGCCGGCGCCGGCAACTACGAACCTGCCGACCTCGAGGTGACGGCGGTCGAGCCGTCCGCGACCATGCGCAGTCAGCGACCATCGCATCTGAGCCGCGCCGTCGACGCCGTCGCGGAGCAGCTGCCGTTCGCCGACGATGCCTTCGACGCGGCCATGACGACGTTCTCAGTGCATCAGTGGGGCGACCTCGAGGCAGGACTCGCCGAGGTTCGCCGGGTGACGCGTGGCGCCGTCGTCGTCCTGACATGCGATCCCGATCTGCTCGACCGGTCGTGGCTGGCCGAGTACGCGCCGGGCGTGATCGAGACCGAGCGGCGGCGGTACCCGTCGATGGACCGGCTGCGGGACGGCCTCGGCGGCAAAGTGTCGGTGCATCCGGTGCCGATCCCGTGGGACTGCACGGACGGATTCAACGAGGCGTACTACGGCCGCCCCGAAGCTCTCCTCGACCGCTCGGCACGAGCCGCATGCTCGGCGTGGAGCTTCCTCTCCCCCGCCCAGGACGAGGAGTACACCGAGGCCCTGCGTGCGGCGATCGCCTCCGGGGCCTGGGACCACCGGCACGGCGCGCTGCGCACCCAGACCAGTTTCGAGGGGTCGCTGGTGCTCGTCCATGCATTGCCCTGA
- a CDS encoding MFS transporter — MPDTVVPSRRSLASRLDALPLTRRHIRVLTGSGIGWALDAMDVGLISFIIAALAQQWALTPTQLGWIASVGFIGMAIGAGVGGLLADRYGRRQVFALTLLVYGIATGASALTAGVTGLLILRFVVGLGLGAELPVASTYVSELVPARIRGRLIVVLEAFWAVGWTAAALIGFFMIPASEDGWRWAFALGAIPALYAVIVRWSLPESPRWLAGRGRITRAQRIVEAFEKDAGIVLAPAINKEPDTRPVAVTTSARLATLWNREFRLRTTSIWLVWFCVNFAYYGAFIWIPSILVAAGYDLVRSFGFTLIITLAQLPGYAVAAWLIEVWGRRTTLSVFLIGSAASAVLFGTAGSTGMIIAAGMALSFFNLGAWGALYAVTPEIYPTSLRGTGAGWAAGVGRIASIFAPVLVPTMLAAGGPALAFTIFSAFFVVAAVAAWGLVDRRGARLDDR; from the coding sequence ATGCCCGACACCGTCGTCCCGAGCCGCCGCTCCCTGGCGTCGCGCCTCGACGCGCTCCCGCTCACGCGCCGCCACATCAGAGTCCTCACGGGCTCCGGCATCGGCTGGGCGCTGGATGCGATGGACGTCGGGCTGATCTCGTTCATCATCGCCGCTCTCGCTCAGCAGTGGGCACTGACTCCGACGCAGCTGGGCTGGATCGCCTCGGTCGGCTTCATCGGCATGGCCATCGGGGCCGGCGTCGGCGGACTGCTCGCCGATCGGTACGGACGCAGGCAGGTGTTCGCGCTCACGCTGCTGGTGTACGGCATCGCGACGGGCGCCAGCGCTCTGACCGCCGGGGTGACGGGCCTGCTCATCCTGCGCTTCGTCGTCGGTCTGGGGCTCGGCGCCGAACTGCCGGTCGCGTCGACCTATGTGAGCGAACTGGTGCCGGCGCGCATCCGCGGTCGTCTGATCGTCGTGCTGGAGGCCTTCTGGGCGGTCGGCTGGACGGCGGCTGCGCTGATCGGCTTCTTCATGATCCCGGCATCCGAGGACGGCTGGCGCTGGGCCTTCGCGCTCGGCGCGATCCCCGCTCTCTACGCGGTGATCGTGCGCTGGAGCCTGCCGGAATCGCCGCGCTGGCTCGCCGGACGCGGACGGATCACGCGTGCGCAGCGGATCGTCGAGGCGTTCGAGAAGGATGCCGGCATCGTTCTGGCGCCGGCGATCAACAAGGAGCCCGACACGCGCCCGGTCGCTGTGACGACGTCCGCCAGGCTCGCGACGCTGTGGAACCGGGAGTTCCGGCTGCGCACGACGAGCATCTGGCTGGTGTGGTTCTGCGTGAACTTCGCCTATTACGGCGCATTCATCTGGATCCCCAGCATCCTCGTCGCCGCGGGGTACGACCTGGTGCGCTCCTTCGGCTTCACACTGATCATCACGCTTGCACAGCTGCCGGGCTACGCCGTCGCCGCCTGGCTGATCGAAGTATGGGGACGCCGGACGACCCTCTCGGTCTTCCTGATCGGATCGGCTGCGTCGGCCGTGCTGTTCGGCACCGCCGGCAGCACCGGCATGATCATCGCCGCGGGAATGGCGCTGTCGTTCTTCAATCTCGGCGCCTGGGGCGCCCTCTACGCGGTCACACCGGAGATCTATCCGACCTCACTGCGCGGCACGGGCGCTGGATGGGCGGCCGGCGTCGGCAGGATCGCGTCGATCTTCGCGCCGGTGCTGGTGCCGACCATGCTCGCGGCGGGGGGACCGGCTCTGGCCTTCACGATCTTCTCGGCGTTCTTCGTCGTCGCTGCAGTCGCGGCCTGGGGCCTCGTCGACCGCCGGGGCGCGCGACTCGACGACCGCTGA
- the aspS gene encoding aspartate--tRNA(Asn) ligase, with protein sequence MWWHSDLAPARTSRASTSWRKHEIARTTTHPRRRAHPRRTRLRGSTAGPCAPQTGTRDCQLPDHPRSLRSRAGRPTPRRDRCDRAAPEETIVDIVGIVTANPHAPGGVELTTPVVSLLGEPAATPPVELWRPELTAGLPTLLDNAAVSWRHPAQRAKWEIAAASLQGFRATLDAAGFTEIQTPKLVASATESGANVFPVDYFGRPAFLAQSPQFYKQQLVGVFERVYEVGPVFRAEPHDTVRHLSEYVSLDVEFGFIHDHHDVLAMLRTVLAGMIEAIQTRAADAVALLKLRMPVIPDEIPTIHFSEALQRVGAPADEPDLAPEHERMLGDWAMQEFGSDVLAVEGYPMRKRPFYTHPQPDDARWSNSFDLIFRGLELVTGGQRLHRYGDYIEALTARGESPAAYEEYLQAFAHGMPPHGGFAIGLERWVGRLLEAPNIREVTLFPRDVHRLTP encoded by the coding sequence GTGTGGTGGCACAGCGATCTAGCCCCCGCCCGCACCTCCAGGGCTTCCACATCCTGGAGGAAACATGAGATCGCCCGCACCACCACGCACCCTCGCCGCAGAGCTCACCCGCGCCGAACCCGGCTCCGAGGTTCGACTGCAGGGCCATGTGCACCGCAGACGGGAACTCGCGACTGTCAGCTTCCTGATCATCCGCGATCGCTCCGGTCTCGCGCAGGTCGTCCTACGCCCCGAAGAGATCGATGCGACCGAGCTGCCCCGGAGGAGACGATCGTCGACATCGTCGGGATCGTCACCGCGAACCCGCACGCCCCGGGCGGCGTGGAGCTGACCACGCCCGTCGTATCGCTGCTCGGCGAGCCCGCCGCGACTCCCCCGGTCGAGCTCTGGCGTCCGGAGTTGACAGCCGGTCTGCCGACGCTGTTGGACAACGCCGCAGTGAGCTGGCGTCACCCGGCTCAGCGGGCCAAGTGGGAGATCGCCGCGGCAAGCCTGCAGGGCTTCCGCGCCACGCTCGACGCCGCAGGCTTCACAGAGATCCAGACGCCCAAGCTCGTGGCATCCGCCACCGAATCGGGAGCCAACGTCTTCCCCGTCGACTACTTCGGACGCCCGGCGTTCCTTGCGCAGAGCCCGCAGTTCTACAAGCAGCAGCTCGTCGGCGTCTTCGAGCGCGTCTACGAGGTCGGACCGGTGTTCCGCGCCGAGCCGCACGACACGGTCCGGCACCTGTCGGAGTACGTCTCGCTGGACGTCGAGTTCGGCTTCATCCACGACCATCACGACGTGCTCGCCATGCTCCGCACCGTCCTGGCCGGGATGATTGAGGCGATCCAGACCCGTGCCGCCGACGCCGTCGCCCTGCTGAAGCTCCGGATGCCCGTGATCCCCGACGAGATCCCTACGATCCACTTCTCCGAGGCGCTGCAGCGCGTCGGCGCTCCCGCAGACGAGCCGGACCTCGCGCCGGAGCACGAGCGGATGCTGGGCGACTGGGCCATGCAGGAATTCGGCAGCGACGTGCTCGCGGTCGAGGGCTATCCGATGCGGAAGCGCCCGTTCTACACGCATCCGCAGCCCGACGACGCCCGATGGAGCAACAGCTTCGACCTCATCTTCCGCGGGCTCGAGCTCGTGACCGGAGGGCAGCGCCTGCACCGGTACGGCGACTACATCGAAGCGCTCACCGCGCGCGGTGAGTCGCCCGCGGCATACGAGGAGTACCTGCAGGCGTTCGCGCACGGGATGCCGCCGCACGGCGGTTTCGCGATCGGGTTGGAGCGCTGGGTCGGCCGCCTGCTCGAGGCGCCCAACATCCGGGAGGTCACGCTCTTCCCGCGGGATGTGCACCGTCTGACGCCGTGA
- a CDS encoding GNAT family N-acetyltransferase, which yields MPAIADIALTTADGLRVDALSIDDAPALVEAFTDTALRRWLPLPDPYPLAVAEEWCTATAEQMRESGRGIVRAIRIDGALAGSIDAKRVDWRAMTCELSYWTAAPYRGRGLMPRAVDELSRALLNEHGFQRIELRIAPGNGASLRTAQKAGFHREGTARNAGFTDDGRVDLVIWSRVPADLQD from the coding sequence GTGCCCGCCATCGCCGACATCGCACTGACCACAGCCGACGGACTCCGCGTCGACGCGCTGAGCATCGATGACGCCCCGGCGCTCGTCGAGGCATTCACAGACACGGCATTGCGGCGCTGGCTGCCTCTGCCCGATCCTTACCCGCTCGCGGTCGCCGAGGAGTGGTGCACCGCCACCGCGGAGCAGATGCGCGAGAGCGGTCGCGGCATCGTCCGGGCGATCCGCATCGACGGCGCACTCGCCGGCAGCATCGACGCGAAGCGCGTCGACTGGCGGGCGATGACCTGCGAGCTCTCGTATTGGACAGCTGCGCCCTACCGCGGGCGGGGACTGATGCCCCGCGCCGTCGATGAGCTCTCGCGCGCTCTGCTGAACGAGCACGGCTTCCAGCGCATCGAGCTGCGCATCGCGCCGGGGAACGGGGCGTCACTGCGTACCGCGCAGAAGGCCGGCTTCCATCGTGAGGGCACCGCCCGCAACGCGGGCTTCACCGATGACGGTCGCGTCGACCTGGTGATCTGGTCCCGCGTCCCGGCAGATCTTCAGGACTAG
- a CDS encoding alpha/beta hydrolase has translation MNFTSENLLEDGVLERDFLLGDIPGILWTPPSATADAPVPLALLGHPGGIARMRPRLRGRAQYSAAGGFACATIELPGTGERPNLPVVDQARIDLRQALAAGETVTSDIVDRLILPLVEQGVPELQHAIDELLQLPELRGPVTYSGGVISIGVRLAVVEPRLVAASLFAGSYVPRSIMAEARHVTIPLHVLLQWDDEGNDRQMALDLFDAFGSEEKALLANMGGHTGVPASAGAHAAAFFARHLS, from the coding sequence ATGAACTTCACCTCAGAGAACCTCCTCGAGGACGGCGTCCTCGAACGCGACTTCCTGCTGGGTGACATCCCCGGCATCCTCTGGACTCCCCCGTCCGCGACTGCTGACGCGCCCGTTCCGCTCGCGCTGCTAGGCCACCCGGGCGGCATCGCGCGGATGCGTCCACGCCTGCGGGGACGCGCACAGTACTCGGCGGCCGGCGGGTTCGCCTGCGCGACGATCGAGCTCCCCGGAACCGGCGAGCGGCCGAACCTGCCGGTCGTCGATCAGGCGCGCATCGATCTGCGGCAGGCACTCGCGGCGGGCGAAACCGTCACCTCCGACATCGTCGACAGGCTCATCCTCCCGCTCGTCGAGCAGGGCGTCCCCGAACTGCAACACGCCATCGACGAGCTGCTGCAGCTGCCGGAGCTGCGCGGTCCTGTGACCTATTCGGGCGGCGTCATCTCCATCGGCGTCCGCCTCGCGGTGGTCGAACCCCGACTCGTCGCCGCGAGCCTGTTCGCCGGCAGCTACGTGCCGCGCTCGATCATGGCCGAGGCCCGGCACGTCACGATTCCGCTGCACGTCCTGCTGCAGTGGGATGACGAGGGCAATGACCGTCAGATGGCGCTGGATCTGTTCGACGCCTTCGGATCGGAGGAGAAGGCGCTGCTGGCCAACATGGGCGGGCACACCGGCGTCCCGGCATCCGCCGGCGCGCACGCGGCCGCATTCTTCGCGCGGCATCTGAGCTGA
- a CDS encoding formylglycine-generating enzyme family protein: protein MDLWEMRRLDGGAVTLHDARRKEHRTVRLEPFEIGAFAVTQEQFAEVLGVPATHPRHPASDLSWLRAIRFCNAASDWEGLDPAYSFDGEDVTWHVDSDGYRLPTEAEWEFACRAGSTGPQYGPLPEIAWTGADGVRTPQDVGSRLPNLNGLFDTLGNVWEWCWDLLDPARYDDYRVFRGGGFADDAWSVRASVRRGGGPRMHHDDVGMRLARGGFDAVGEAQGWSARADVERGGRGGARPFGWTPRS, encoded by the coding sequence ATGGATCTCTGGGAGATGCGCCGGCTGGACGGCGGCGCCGTGACCCTGCACGACGCCCGCCGGAAGGAGCACCGGACGGTGCGGCTGGAGCCGTTCGAGATCGGTGCGTTCGCGGTGACACAGGAGCAGTTCGCCGAGGTGCTCGGCGTCCCCGCCACGCATCCGCGCCACCCAGCATCCGATCTGAGCTGGCTCCGTGCGATCCGATTCTGCAACGCTGCTTCGGACTGGGAGGGACTGGACCCCGCGTACTCCTTCGACGGTGAGGACGTGACCTGGCACGTCGACAGCGACGGCTACCGCCTTCCCACCGAGGCGGAGTGGGAGTTCGCCTGCCGCGCCGGATCCACCGGCCCGCAGTACGGCCCTCTTCCGGAGATCGCCTGGACGGGCGCGGACGGCGTTCGAACTCCGCAGGACGTCGGATCCCGGCTGCCGAACCTCAACGGGCTGTTCGACACCCTCGGCAACGTGTGGGAGTGGTGCTGGGATCTGCTCGACCCGGCACGGTACGACGACTACCGGGTGTTCCGCGGCGGAGGCTTCGCCGACGACGCCTGGAGCGTGCGCGCATCGGTCCGTCGCGGAGGCGGCCCGCGGATGCACCACGACGACGTCGGCATGCGGCTGGCGCGCGGCGGGTTCGATGCCGTTGGCGAGGCACAGGGCTGGTCCGCACGCGCGGATGTCGAGCGCGGCGGGCGCGGGGGAGCCAGGCCGTTCGGCTGGACGCCGCGGAGCTGA
- a CDS encoding Type 1 glutamine amidotransferase-like domain-containing protein produces MSVHLIGGGATTSADAPLHAPFVAEAAQRASQAGRARPRIAVISLHPEAEEKAADLGALLAEAGTGLEIETHLTAGGPDKPIGIDAITDVDGVAVGGGVVEDVRAGLEPMFGELRRLVADGLPYLGVSAGAMIAGERSFGGGPRIAGVTVSPEDPDDPDDGYELEIEDGIGLVDAAVEVHVAQRGMLSRLVVAVESGLVANGLGIDERTAVMIGDDGFRVQGSGRVWRVSSAEGGVLVSTIDA; encoded by the coding sequence GTGAGCGTGCACCTCATCGGCGGCGGTGCGACCACGAGCGCGGACGCGCCACTTCATGCGCCGTTCGTGGCCGAGGCGGCACAGCGAGCGAGCCAGGCAGGTCGAGCACGGCCGCGCATCGCCGTGATCTCGCTGCACCCCGAGGCCGAGGAGAAGGCGGCGGATCTGGGTGCGCTTCTGGCCGAGGCCGGCACGGGCCTCGAGATCGAGACGCACCTCACCGCTGGTGGGCCGGACAAGCCGATCGGGATCGACGCGATCACTGACGTCGACGGCGTCGCAGTCGGAGGTGGCGTCGTCGAGGACGTGCGCGCGGGGCTCGAGCCGATGTTCGGCGAATTGCGCCGACTGGTCGCAGATGGCTTGCCGTACCTCGGCGTCTCGGCCGGCGCGATGATCGCGGGAGAGAGGTCGTTCGGAGGCGGGCCGCGCATCGCCGGCGTGACAGTCTCACCCGAGGACCCGGATGACCCCGATGACGGCTACGAGTTGGAGATCGAGGACGGTATCGGTCTCGTGGATGCGGCCGTCGAGGTGCACGTGGCCCAGCGCGGCATGTTGTCCCGGCTGGTCGTCGCCGTCGAGTCCGGTCTGGTCGCGAACGGGCTCGGCATCGACGAGCGCACGGCCGTGATGATCGGCGACGATGGATTCCGAGTCCAGGGCAGTGGCAGGGTCTGGCGCGTGTCGTCGGCCGAAGGCGGCGTGCTGGTCTCCACGATCGACGCCTGA
- a CDS encoding TA system VapC family ribonuclease toxin: MNVLLALTWTDHVHHDLAHERFASTESWSTTSITEIGLLRLMMTESVIGRPVPAVQALEQVRALRRAEGWSWISGDVSPTTWVVAGGVLRGHRQVTDLHLVNVAAANNAVLATFDSGIQRSLRPQERSFVELWS; this comes from the coding sequence GTGAACGTGCTTCTGGCGCTGACCTGGACAGATCACGTCCATCATGACCTCGCACACGAGCGCTTCGCGTCCACGGAGTCCTGGAGCACAACATCGATCACCGAGATCGGTCTGCTGCGGCTAATGATGACCGAGTCGGTGATCGGGCGACCGGTGCCCGCCGTGCAAGCGCTGGAGCAGGTTCGCGCGCTCCGTCGCGCCGAGGGATGGTCTTGGATCTCGGGTGACGTATCGCCGACGACGTGGGTTGTTGCTGGCGGTGTCTTGCGCGGTCATCGACAGGTCACTGATCTGCATCTGGTGAACGTCGCTGCAGCGAACAACGCCGTCTTGGCAACCTTCGATTCCGGCATCCAACGATCCCTGCGCCCGCAGGAACGATCGTTCGTCGAGCTGTGGAGCTGA
- a CDS encoding NUDIX domain-containing protein: MSIDRSYIRVKAMLVAPNADGTRHLVSRNASSKENPEGYDRFVGGSVELGETHREAVIREVDEELGAEIRDLFFWEWSKISFGWTESSGTRSSRCTADDCIPSRLLKAERSRSPTGRWFRSSGVRSTTPSSPFRSTRPQRASGSAGLGAGV, translated from the coding sequence ATGTCGATCGATCGCTCCTACATCCGTGTGAAGGCCATGCTCGTCGCCCCGAACGCCGACGGCACTCGACATCTCGTGAGCAGGAACGCGTCGTCGAAGGAGAACCCCGAGGGTTACGACCGTTTCGTCGGCGGAAGCGTCGAACTGGGCGAGACTCACCGCGAAGCGGTCATCCGCGAGGTCGATGAGGAGCTCGGTGCCGAGATCCGCGATCTCTTCTTTTGGGAATGGTCGAAAATATCTTTCGGCTGGACGGAGAGCTCGGGCACGAGATCGTCGCGCTGTACAGCGGACGACTGTATCCCGAGCCGCCTGCTGAAGGCGGAACGCTCACGGAGTCCGACGGGTCGGTGGTTCCGGTCGTCTGGCGTCCGCTCGACGACACCGAGCTCGCCGTTCCGCTCTACCCGGCCGCAGCGAGCGAGTGGATCCGCCGGGCTCGGCGCGGGCGTGTGA
- a CDS encoding GNAT family N-acetyltransferase: MTSDPYLLRSTRESDHPLVRAFRVENATEHPISYGATLETTLAMTDDDWRLRARRGEQEDAASVVAIERSSGRWVGMMSAQSHDDDGADPVLTGVYVLPDHRGKAAGVADRLLAHVLDWALEERRRGSDRMSTTAPHRPDVSTPGTDSRPQGVPACTSSRRAPSWRWHDLSPVSLGEWDGSLRH; the protein is encoded by the coding sequence ATGACAAGCGACCCCTACCTCCTCCGCAGCACGCGGGAATCCGACCATCCGCTGGTGCGCGCGTTCCGGGTCGAGAACGCGACCGAGCATCCGATCTCGTACGGCGCGACGCTGGAGACGACGCTGGCGATGACCGATGACGACTGGCGCCTCCGCGCACGGCGCGGCGAGCAGGAGGATGCCGCCTCGGTCGTCGCGATCGAGCGCAGTTCCGGCCGATGGGTCGGAATGATGTCCGCGCAGAGCCACGATGATGATGGCGCAGACCCCGTCCTCACCGGCGTGTACGTGCTTCCGGATCATCGTGGGAAGGCCGCCGGCGTGGCGGACCGCCTCCTCGCTCACGTGCTGGACTGGGCCCTGGAAGAGAGGCGGCGCGGCTCCGACCGTATGTCTACGACGGCTCCACACCGGCCCGACGTTTCTACGCCCGGCACGGATTCTCGCCCACAGGGCGTTCCCGCGTGCACGAGTTCGCGCCGGGCGCCGTCCTGGAGATGGCACGACCTCTCCCCCGTTAGCCTCGGCGAATGGGACGGATCCTTACGGCACTGA
- a CDS encoding class I SAM-dependent methyltransferase yields the protein MGRILTALNRFNAAHPWSHNDAYAWFVLRHARAVRRAGGRTAVDVGCGTGNLAARLAGILPEVIGIEPDLATARVAARRFAASDRVCIEQRRFGDEPYGSYDLIVFVASLHHMPLRATLAQARAALRPGGRILIVGVASEASADALRSLVSLAVNPIVGLLRHPHPATAPPASMRAPTAEPLETFDEIHAVAAGELPGIRMRRRLFWRYTAYWTAPLRGEVHHAE from the coding sequence ATGGGACGGATCCTTACGGCACTGAACCGATTCAATGCCGCGCACCCGTGGTCGCACAACGACGCCTATGCGTGGTTCGTCCTGCGACACGCCCGAGCGGTTCGCCGCGCCGGCGGGCGGACGGCGGTGGATGTCGGATGCGGGACCGGAAACCTCGCCGCCCGACTCGCCGGCATCCTCCCAGAGGTCATCGGCATCGAACCGGACCTCGCGACGGCCAGGGTGGCTGCACGACGATTCGCCGCATCCGACCGGGTATGCATCGAACAGCGCAGATTCGGCGACGAGCCGTATGGCTCCTACGACCTCATCGTGTTCGTGGCCTCGCTGCATCACATGCCGCTGCGGGCCACCTTGGCACAGGCCCGGGCAGCGCTGCGCCCCGGAGGTCGGATCCTGATCGTCGGTGTGGCGAGTGAAGCGTCTGCAGACGCGCTTCGATCGCTGGTGTCACTCGCGGTCAATCCGATCGTCGGGCTCCTGAGACATCCCCATCCGGCGACCGCTCCCCCGGCATCCATGCGTGCACCCACCGCAGAACCTCTGGAGACGTTCGACGAGATCCACGCGGTGGCGGCCGGGGAGCTCCCCGGCATCCGAATGCGTCGTCGACTGTTCTGGCGCTACACGGCGTACTGGACCGCACCGCTGCGAGGGGAGGTCCATCACGCGGAGTAG
- a CDS encoding GNAT family N-acetyltransferase: MISGYRFSSDLADIDRERVHTWLSEQSYWAAGRARETQDAAIDGSRNYAVVDDSGRQVAYARVVTDAVTFAWLCDVFVDSAERGNGVGKMLVEGVIADIGRTSVRRIVLATADAHGLYAQYGFAPSEDPNRYMIRSTA; encoded by the coding sequence ATGATCTCCGGATACCGCTTCTCCTCGGACCTCGCCGACATCGACCGTGAGCGCGTGCACACCTGGCTGAGCGAGCAGTCCTACTGGGCGGCGGGACGGGCCCGTGAGACTCAGGATGCCGCGATCGACGGCTCCCGCAACTACGCCGTCGTCGACGACTCGGGAAGGCAGGTCGCGTATGCCCGGGTCGTCACGGATGCGGTGACCTTCGCATGGCTCTGCGATGTGTTCGTCGATTCCGCCGAGCGCGGCAACGGCGTCGGCAAGATGCTCGTGGAGGGCGTGATCGCCGACATCGGGCGGACATCCGTCAGGCGCATCGTCCTCGCCACGGCCGACGCGCACGGTCTCTACGCCCAGTACGGCTTCGCGCCGTCAGAGGACCCGAACCGGTACATGATCCGTTCGACGGCCTGA